The following is a genomic window from Sedimenticola thiotaurini.
AGCGGATAATCCGCCCGATACTTGAACAGTAAACTGCACTGGTTTCAGGCTTCCTCAAATCCGTAAGGAAGCGTAGAAGGGGTCAGTTTTGGTCCGCTGTCACCTTGCAGATGCAGATTGTTCTCTTCGAAACTCTTGATCTCGGCCACAACCAGAAGTTCAAAGCCCCCTTTTGGTGAGGGGCTGGCGTTGACCACCTTGCCGGCGCCCTGGCCGGAAGCACTGCCGGGTGCAAACAGCTCGTCGCCGGGCTGGGGTCTGGTATCGGAGTCCACGGAGGCCAGGTACATACGCCGTTTCAGCTTGCCCAGATATTTCATGCGGGCCACCACCTCCTGACCGGTGTAGCAGCCCTTGGTGAAGCTGACCCCATCAATCTGCTGCATGTTGGTCATCTGGGGTACAAAGGCCTCCACGGTCTGCTGGCGAACGGTGGGGATACCGGCGCGGATATCCAGAAGTGACCAGTAATCCCGATTGGCCGGTTGGCCCTCTTTTGCCAGCTCCTGCCAGAGGGTGGATATCCCCTCCGCTGTACCGCAGACCTGGAAACGGGCCGGCTCGCCGGGGACTCTGATCAGGGTAAGCTCGCCCTGCCGGGTCACTTCACCCGGTTGTGCCGGAACGTTCTCCACCTGCTTCCGCAACAGCGCCTCGGCGCAGTCACCGGCCAGGCCGATGCTAACCAGTTCGTCGCTGGCGTCGGTCACCTTGGCCTTGGCGATTAAAACAAACATGGGCAGACGTTTCAGAACCACGGCGTGTGT
Proteins encoded in this region:
- a CDS encoding YgfZ/GcvT domain-containing protein, whose amino-acid sequence is MNSQWKSFLESQSAQISADGEVSFVCDDPFPPCALFDLSHLGLIRVSGEDARDFLQGQFTNDIREVTPQHSQLSAYCSPKGRMLANFRIFLHQDDYILQMPRDTHAVVLKRLPMFVLIAKAKVTDASDELVSIGLAGDCAEALLRKQVENVPAQPGEVTRQGELTLIRVPGEPARFQVCGTAEGISTLWQELAKEGQPANRDYWSLLDIRAGIPTVRQQTVEAFVPQMTNMQQIDGVSFTKGCYTGQEVVARMKYLGKLKRRMYLASVDSDTRPQPGDELFAPGSASGQGAGKVVNASPSPKGGFELLVVAEIKSFEENNLHLQGDSGPKLTPSTLPYGFEEA